In Thermodesulfobacteriota bacterium, a genomic segment contains:
- a CDS encoding AarF/ABC1/UbiB kinase family protein, with translation MLSIKKIGVLGRTYRHFNRYRQILTVLFRYGYGDLIDRLKIDQYIEIGLQMISRKRRERVEKLTRAERIRMALEELGPTYVKLGQILSTRPDLVPVDFIDEFAKLQDKVPPFPFSEAKQIVQSELGSKLEDIFNSFDEEPFASASIGQVHRARLKDGEEVAVKVQRPGITKVIEVDLEIMLHLATLMERHIEEMVLQRPIKIVEEYARTLEKEIDYTIEATSMQRVAMQFLDDPNIYIPKVFRDKSTERILTAEFIEGIKVSEIDRIEDAGLDRNIITVRGTELSLKQVFDYGFFHADPHPGNIFVLANNVICLIDFGMMGSVDTFTKERFVDLLDSIVRKDESKAAQTILKLTTWDTAPDVRFFEKDVSEFMMQHLYKPLKDIKIGKLLQNMIELTSRHRLTILPDLFLMMKALTTAEGVALMLDPDFDMIGHTKPFIKRAILERFTAKRIAGNFYNLASEILQFMQQFPKDALEITHLLKNKNLSLNLEHRGLETMLSTYDQISNRVSFSIIIAALIIGSALIVISDVPPLFYGISLIGIVGFLTAAIMGMWLLIAILRKGRL, from the coding sequence ATGCTCAGTATAAAAAAAATAGGTGTGTTAGGGCGGACTTATCGCCATTTCAATCGCTATCGCCAGATACTGACCGTTCTTTTCAGATACGGCTATGGTGATCTTATAGACCGGCTGAAAATTGACCAGTACATTGAGATCGGGCTTCAAATGATCTCCAGGAAACGTCGTGAGCGTGTTGAAAAACTGACACGGGCGGAAAGAATCAGGATGGCTCTTGAAGAACTTGGGCCAACCTATGTTAAACTGGGCCAGATACTCTCCACCCGCCCCGATCTGGTGCCGGTTGATTTTATTGATGAATTTGCCAAGCTTCAGGATAAAGTTCCTCCATTTCCATTCAGTGAAGCCAAGCAGATTGTCCAGTCCGAACTTGGCTCTAAGCTTGAAGATATTTTTAACTCTTTTGATGAAGAACCTTTCGCTTCTGCTTCCATAGGACAGGTGCACCGGGCCAGGTTGAAAGATGGCGAAGAGGTGGCGGTTAAGGTTCAGCGTCCCGGAATAACGAAGGTTATAGAAGTCGATCTTGAAATAATGCTTCATCTTGCCACACTTATGGAACGCCATATAGAAGAGATGGTTTTGCAGCGTCCCATTAAAATCGTGGAGGAATATGCCAGAACTCTTGAAAAAGAGATCGACTACACCATTGAAGCGACCAGCATGCAGCGAGTTGCCATGCAATTTCTGGACGACCCGAATATTTATATTCCCAAAGTGTTTCGTGATAAGTCCACCGAACGTATCCTCACGGCCGAATTTATTGAAGGCATCAAGGTGTCTGAAATTGATCGGATCGAAGATGCCGGTCTTGACAGAAATATTATTACGGTTCGGGGAACTGAATTATCACTCAAGCAGGTTTTTGATTATGGATTTTTTCATGCGGATCCACATCCCGGCAATATTTTTGTCCTGGCCAACAATGTAATCTGTTTGATAGATTTTGGCATGATGGGCAGTGTGGATACCTTTACCAAAGAAAGATTTGTTGATCTGCTTGACAGCATTGTGAGAAAGGACGAATCAAAAGCAGCCCAGACGATTCTTAAACTGACCACCTGGGATACAGCGCCGGATGTTCGTTTTTTTGAAAAAGATGTTTCAGAGTTCATGATGCAGCATCTCTACAAGCCGTTAAAGGATATTAAAATCGGCAAACTGCTTCAAAATATGATAGAGTTGACTTCCAGGCACCGACTGACGATTCTGCCCGATCTTTTCCTTATGATGAAGGCGCTTACCACCGCCGAAGGCGTTGCTTTGATGCTCGATCCTGATTTCGACATGATCGGCCACACCAAACCTTTTATCAAACGGGCAATACTGGAAAGATTTACCGCCAAGAGGATTGCCGGAAACTTTTATAATCTGGCATCAGAGATTCTACAATTTATGCAGCAGTTCCCCAAAGACGCTCTTGAAATCACCCATTTGCTTAAAAATAAGAATCTGTCATTAAATTTAGAGCACCGTGGTCTTGAGACCATGCTTTCCACTTATGATCAGATAAGCAACCGGGTATCATTTTC